Proteins encoded by one window of Candidatus Babeliales bacterium:
- a CDS encoding UTP--glucose-1-phosphate uridylyltransferase, protein MDIIKAIIPAAGLGTRFLPLTKAIPKEMVPLLNKPAIQYSIEEGINSDISQFLIITDKNKQAIADYFDFSPELELILKERGKEKVMAGLEKLIRLAHFTYIRQSEPLGLGHAILQARHTIGKEYFGVFLPDDIIVGSDPALAQLIRVARQEKGSVIAVQEVPDHCVSSYGIIDVKKQITPNLFQVANLVEKPNQKDAPSNLAIIGRYVLSHKVFNALDEIKVYAHDELQLTDGISQMMKNNEKVFAYKVNGMRYDVGNPLGWIKAVIGIALQHPQYGPHVQEFLADLNTTSSFMYNQNKNITHTL, encoded by the coding sequence ATGGATATCATAAAAGCAATTATTCCTGCTGCTGGCCTAGGCACCCGATTTCTCCCTTTGACTAAAGCAATTCCAAAAGAGATGGTACCCCTGCTTAATAAGCCGGCGATTCAATACAGTATTGAAGAAGGGATTAATTCCGATATATCCCAATTTTTAATTATCACTGATAAAAATAAACAGGCTATCGCTGACTATTTTGATTTTAGCCCAGAACTTGAACTAATACTTAAAGAACGGGGCAAAGAAAAGGTTATGGCTGGGCTTGAAAAGCTCATTCGCCTTGCACATTTTACCTATATTCGACAATCTGAACCACTTGGGCTAGGACATGCCATTTTGCAAGCACGACATACTATTGGTAAAGAGTACTTTGGTGTATTTCTTCCTGACGATATTATTGTCGGATCTGATCCCGCACTTGCACAGCTGATTCGCGTAGCACGACAAGAAAAAGGAAGCGTCATTGCAGTACAAGAAGTGCCTGATCATTGCGTATCATCGTATGGTATTATTGATGTCAAAAAACAGATCACGCCAAACCTATTCCAAGTCGCTAACCTTGTTGAAAAACCAAATCAAAAAGATGCTCCGTCAAATTTAGCAATCATTGGCCGCTATGTGCTCTCTCATAAAGTATTTAATGCACTTGATGAAATCAAAGTATATGCACATGATGAACTTCAACTGACCGATGGTATCAGCCAAATGATGAAAAATAATGAGAAAGTGTTTGCATATAAAGTAAATGGTATGCGATACGATGTTGGCAATCCACTGGGTTGGATCAAAGCAGTTATCGGCATTGCTCTACAACATCCGCAGTATGGGCCGCATGTGCAAGAATTTCTCGCTGATTTAAACACAACCAGCTCATTTATGTACAACCAAAACAAAAACATTACTCATACTTTATAA